The following proteins are co-located in the Bacteroidales bacterium genome:
- a CDS encoding acetyltransferase has translation MKEDFYVHESSYIDEDVKIGKDTKIWHFCHIQKGAEIGDNCVLGQNVNIGNNVKIGNNVKIQNNVSVYEGVELEENVFCGPSCVFTNVLTPRSLFPVDKKYAKTLVKRGATIGANATIVCGNTIGENAMVAAGAVVTRDVKAHALVAGVPAKQIAWVCECGTMLNDDYYCSNCSKMYKRYKKT, from the coding sequence ATGAAAGAAGATTTTTATGTTCACGAGTCAAGCTACATAGATGAGGATGTGAAAATTGGAAAAGATACTAAAATTTGGCACTTTTGTCATATTCAAAAAGGAGCCGAAATAGGAGATAATTGTGTTTTAGGACAAAATGTTAATATTGGAAATAATGTAAAGATCGGAAATAATGTAAAAATTCAAAATAATGTTTCTGTTTACGAAGGTGTTGAATTAGAGGAGAATGTCTTCTGCGGGCCTTCTTGTGTTTTTACCAATGTGTTAACTCCGCGTTCTTTATTTCCTGTCGATAAAAAATATGCAAAAACCCTTGTTAAAAGAGGTGCTACTATAGGTGCAAATGCAACAATTGTCTGTGGTAATACCATTGGTGAAAACGCTATGGTAGCTGCAGGAGCAGTAGTTACAAGAGATGTAAAGGCTCATGCGCTGGTAGCCGGGGTTCCGGCAAAACAAATTGCCTGGGTATGCGAATGTGGTACTATGCTTAATGACGATTACTATTGCAGTAATTGTTCGAAAATGTACAAAAGGTATAAGAAAACCTAA
- a CDS encoding Gfo/Idh/MocA family oxidoreductase — protein sequence MKKKFALIGAAGYVAPRHMNAIKETNNELVAAYDKSESVGIIDSYFPKASFFTEQELFDRHCTKYIGKGDKIDYVSICTPNYLHDAHIRYGLRLGADVICEKPIVLNPWNIDVLKEVEQNTGRRINTILQLRLHPSIIALRNKVLESSENKKYDVELTYITSRGYWYYAGWKGDVHKSGGVATNIGIHFYDMLAWIFGDVESNVVHVSTHDRVAGYLEFKKARVRYFLSINADTLPKSALENNLRTYRVININGNEFEFSKGFEDLHTLSYKKIIAGEGFGLDDARTSLNIVYNIRNSVPVGLKDDYHPLAKLPIAEHPFGWKE from the coding sequence ATGAAGAAAAAATTTGCTTTGATAGGTGCTGCCGGCTATGTTGCTCCGCGACATATGAATGCAATAAAGGAAACAAATAATGAGCTTGTTGCCGCATACGATAAATCGGAAAGTGTAGGTATAATTGATTCTTACTTTCCTAAAGCATCTTTTTTTACCGAACAAGAGTTGTTTGACAGGCATTGTACTAAATATATCGGCAAAGGTGATAAAATAGATTATGTATCAATATGTACTCCGAATTATTTACATGATGCTCATATTCGTTATGGTCTTCGTTTAGGCGCAGATGTAATTTGTGAAAAACCTATTGTCTTGAATCCTTGGAATATTGATGTGTTGAAAGAAGTTGAGCAGAATACCGGTAGAAGAATTAATACAATTTTACAATTACGGCTTCATCCTTCAATTATTGCTTTACGAAATAAGGTTTTAGAAAGTAGTGAGAATAAAAAATATGATGTCGAATTAACTTATATAACTTCGCGTGGTTATTGGTATTATGCTGGTTGGAAAGGGGATGTGCATAAGAGTGGAGGCGTTGCTACAAATATTGGTATTCATTTTTATGATATGTTGGCATGGATTTTTGGTGATGTTGAGTCTAATGTTGTTCATGTAAGTACTCATGATAGAGTAGCAGGTTATCTGGAATTTAAAAAAGCGCGGGTTCGTTACTTTCTAAGTATAAATGCAGATACACTTCCTAAGTCTGCATTGGAAAATAATTTGAGGACTTATCGTGTCATTAATATTAATGGCAATGAGTTTGAGTTTAGTAAAGGTTTCGAAGATTTACATACATTGAGTTATAAAAAAATAATTGCGGGTGAAGGCTTTGGGCTTGATGATGCGCGTACTTCATTGAATATTGTTTATAATATACGTAATTCCGTCCCGGTCGGCTTAAAAGATGATTATCATCCATTGGCAAAACTGCCTATTGCTGAACATCCTTTTGGTTGGAAAGAATAA
- a CDS encoding VanZ family protein gives MKNFLKKNIYIILFTIYIVSIITLLVIPVSNLSKIKIATRLPIRADYIIHALMFFPWAFFMFAFKKINKWIWIFIGLLVGIIMEFVQHFLKYRTFSFNDIIADGVGLILGLITSLMIYYIVYKIKKKKQTKIS, from the coding sequence GTGAAGAATTTTCTAAAAAAGAATATTTATATAATATTGTTTACTATTTATATAGTATCAATAATAACTTTACTTGTGATTCCGGTAAGCAATCTGTCAAAAATAAAAATAGCTACGCGTTTACCGATTCGTGCCGACTATATTATTCATGCTTTAATGTTTTTTCCTTGGGCTTTTTTTATGTTCGCATTTAAAAAGATAAACAAATGGATTTGGATATTTATTGGCTTATTAGTTGGCATAATAATGGAATTTGTTCAACATTTTCTTAAATATAGAACTTTTAGTTTCAATGATATAATCGCAGATGGCGTAGGGCTTATATTAGGCTTAATTACATCATTGATGATTTATTACATCGTTTATAAAATAAAAAAGAAAAAACAAACGAAAATTTCATGA
- the rimO gene encoding 30S ribosomal protein S12 methylthiotransferase RimO, with protein sequence MKVSVITLGCSKNVVDSEKLAGILDNYGLQVTFESIDKADIAIINTCGFILDAKEESVDTILDCVRIKNDKRYKLSKLYVFGCLVERNKKELQEAIPEVDGWFGVNNIETLSKSIVNESKNFADDKVLRLVLTPNHYAYLKIAEGCNKKCAFCAIPLIRGKHISRTKEDILSEAKFLVDKGVKELILISQDLTYYGLDLYKSIELRNLVQKISGLGFSWIRLHYAHPNEINEDFIKIFNEFLNVCKYLDIPLQHISSPILKRMKRNINKEETIALVKRIKEIVPDIAIRTAFIVGFPGETEEEFEELVEFVKESQFDRVGVFTFSSEEGTAAADMLDDVPDEVKQLRKDRLLEVQQDISLKKNQEKIGSIMKVIIDSKENDYYIGRTEFDSPEVDNEVIVFSENNLEIGEFYDVLITDADYFDLIAEIPNIN encoded by the coding sequence ATGAAAGTATCAGTAATAACATTGGGTTGTTCTAAAAATGTAGTTGATTCTGAAAAACTTGCCGGAATACTTGATAACTATGGCTTACAAGTTACTTTTGAATCAATAGATAAAGCCGATATAGCTATTATTAATACTTGCGGATTTATTCTTGATGCGAAGGAGGAATCTGTAGATACAATTTTAGATTGTGTCCGAATTAAAAATGACAAACGTTATAAACTTAGTAAATTATATGTTTTCGGTTGTTTGGTTGAACGTAATAAAAAAGAGTTACAAGAAGCCATTCCTGAAGTTGATGGTTGGTTCGGAGTAAATAACATAGAAACACTTTCTAAGTCTATAGTAAATGAAAGTAAAAACTTTGCTGATGACAAAGTTTTAAGATTGGTTTTAACCCCGAATCATTATGCTTATCTTAAAATTGCTGAAGGCTGTAATAAAAAATGTGCCTTTTGTGCTATTCCGCTTATCAGAGGTAAACATATTTCAAGAACCAAAGAAGATATTTTATCTGAAGCTAAATTTTTGGTGGATAAAGGTGTTAAGGAATTAATACTTATTTCTCAAGACCTCACATATTATGGATTAGATTTATATAAATCTATAGAGTTACGAAATCTTGTTCAAAAGATTTCCGGATTAGGATTTTCTTGGATAAGATTGCATTATGCGCATCCCAATGAAATTAACGAGGATTTTATAAAGATTTTCAATGAGTTCCTTAATGTATGTAAATATTTAGATATTCCTTTACAACATATCAGTTCTCCGATTCTTAAGAGGATGAAGAGGAATATTAATAAAGAAGAAACAATTGCTTTGGTGAAAAGAATTAAGGAAATTGTTCCCGATATTGCAATTCGAACTGCTTTTATTGTAGGTTTTCCGGGAGAAACTGAAGAAGAATTTGAAGAATTGGTTGAGTTTGTAAAAGAATCGCAATTTGATAGAGTAGGGGTTTTTACATTTTCAAGTGAAGAAGGAACTGCTGCTGCGGATATGCTCGACGATGTACCGGATGAAGTGAAGCAGTTACGAAAAGATAGGCTACTCGAAGTTCAACAAGATATTTCTTTAAAGAAGAATCAAGAAAAAATAGGTAGCATTATGAAAGTTATTATTGATTCGAAGGAAAATGATTATTATATTGGCCGTACCGAATTTGATTCTCCTGAAGTAGATAATGAGGTGATAGTTTTTTCCGAAAATAATCTGGAAATTGGTGAGTTTTACGATGTTTTAATTACCGATGCAGATTATTTTGATTTGATTGCAGAAATTCCAAATATTAATTAA